The DNA window CGTGATCGAGACCTGCCTCGACACGGTGGCCGCGGTCGCCGCGCTGCCCGGCGAGGGCGACAACCCGTCCGCGCTGGCCGGTGAGCGCAAGAGCGGGCGGATCCTGCGAGTCGCCGCGAACACCGATCCCGCGCAGCTCGCGAAGGTGGACGTGGACCCGGCAGGCGACGGCGGGCTGACCGGGCTCGCGCTGTCCCCGACCTACGGCGAAGACCAGCTCGTGTTCGCCTACGTCACCACGGCGAGCGACAACAGGGTGGTCCGGATCGCGAACGGGCAGCCGCCGAAACCGGTCCTCACCGGTATCCCGCGCGGGTCGACCGGGAACCGCGGCGCGATCCTGCCGGACGGGAAAGGCGCGCTGCTCGTGGCCACCGGCGACGCGGGCGATCCGGCCGCGGCGACGCATCCCGCCTCGCTCGCGGGCAAGGTGCTGCGGATCGACACCACGGGCCGGCCGGCGGCGGGCAACCCGACCGCGGGGTCCCCGGTGTTCGCGAGCGGCCTGCACGCGCCGGGCGGGCTGTGCAAGTCGGCCGACGGCTCCCGGCTGTGGGTCACCGACCGCGACGACAACAAGGACCTCCTGCACCGCGTCCAAGCGGGCACCTCGCTTTCCATCCCGGCGTGGACATGGCCCGCGAAACCCGGCGTGGCGGGCTGCGTCGACGCGGGCGCGCAGCTGTGGGTCGCCGCGGCGGGCGCGGCCAACATGCAGAACCTGCCGATCACCCCCGAAGGAACCGTCGGCGGCAAGCCGCAGGAGACCATGAACGGCAAGAACGGCACCAGCTACGGGAAACTGAGCGCGCTGTCCCCCATCGACCAGCACTACGCGTTCGCGGGCACGGTGAACAAGGACGGCGGCAAACCGGTGTCGAGCGACGACCGCGTCGTGATCATCGCGCTGCAACCGAGCCAAGGCGGCGGCAGCAAGGACTGACCGCCAGGCCCTCCCCGCCGCGACGCGCATCGGCGGATGTCCGAGCGGGGCCACCGCACCCGGGAGTCTCCGCGATCCGGAAAGCCAGCCGGAAAGCCATCGCGCGGAGGACTCGCGTACCGCTAGCTTGGAAGGACGCCTACTCCGAGAGGAACCTCTTGCGCAAGCTGACCTACTACGTCGCCGCCTCGCTCGACGGGTTCATCGCCGGCCCCGACGGGGACTTCAGTTTCTTCGCGCTCGAAGGCGATCACCTCACCGCGCTGAACGAGCAGCACCCGGAGACGGTGCCGACGGCGTGGCGCGAGGCGGCCGGGATCGACGGGCCCAACAAGGTGTTCGACACCGTGCTGATGGGCAGGGGCACCTACGAGATGGGGATCAAGACCGGCAGCTTCAGCCCGTACCGGCACCTGCGGCAGGTCGTGTTCTCCACCGGCTATTCGGGGGAACTCGGCGAGGGCGTCGAGCTGGTCAGGACCGACCCGATCGCCAAGGTTCGCGAGCTGAAGGAAGAGGACGGGCTCGGCATCTGGTTGTGCGGCGGTGGCGGGCTGGCCGGTTCGCTGCTGCCGGAGATCGACGAGCTGATGATCAAGCTCAACCCGGTGGTCGCTGGCTCCGGGATCCCGTTGTTCAACCGGGAGTTCACCGCCGCGCAGTTCCGGCTGACCGCACACGACGTGTACGACAGCGGGGTCGCGGTCATGACCTACGTGCGGCGCTAGCGCCCGCCGCGCACGAAATCGCGGCGCAGTCCCACCCGCCAGCCCGACCACCACCCCTCACTGAGACGCTTCGCGCCGCTGCTCCATCGCACACGCGGCCATCGCCAGCGGGCCGGGGACCAGCGCGGCCACCGGCGGCAGCACCCACGCGCACAGCGCCGCGGTCGCGAACGCGAGCAGGAGCAGCAGGCTGCCGCCGGGATCGGCGAAACTCGCCGCGGCCGCGTCCGCGTAAGCCCGTCGCCAACCCCGCGCAGGCATCGCCACCGCGCGCAGTCCGATCACGGCCAGTGCCACGGCGACGAGCGCGAGCGCCACCGTGAACGGCTTCCCGCCGGGCAACCCGGCGCCCGCGAGCAGGAAATCGGCTGCCAGCACCGAAGCGACGCCGATCATCGCGAGCCCAGCGAGAAGGTCCGCGCGCCAGCGCGCCCGCCGGGAGAACGCGCGCCAGAACGACCCCCTGCCGCCCCGCAGCACCTCGCACGCGGTCGACAGCGCCGCGGGCGCGGTCACCACCGGCAGGCACGCGACGGTCGTCGCGATCCCGACGCTGAGCACGTCGGCGAACAGCTCGAACCTCGGCCCGAACAGCTCACCCGGTTCCCGGCTCATCCCTTCAGCCCCGAATTCGCCATGCCCTCCACCAAAAAGCGTTGGAAGGCGAGGAAGAACAGCACGATCGGCAGCAGCGCGATGACCGACATCGCGAACATCGGGCCGTACGCCGACTGGCTCGAGGTGTCGACGAAGTTCCGCAGCGCCAACGTGATGGTGAACTTCGCGGGCTCGAACAGGTAGATGAGCTGGGTGAAGAAGTCGTTCCAGGTCCAGATGAAGGTGAAGATCGCGGTGGTGATCAGCGCGGGCCTGGTCAGCGGCAGCACGATCCGGGAGAACGTGCGGAACGGGCCGCACCCGTCGATCCTGGCCGCCTCCTCGAGTTCGCGGGGCAGCCCGCGCATGAACTGCACGATCAGGAACACGAAGAAGGCGTCCGTGGCGAGGAACTTCGGCAGGATCATCGGCCAGAACGTGTTCACCATGCCGAGCTGGTTGAACACGATGTACTGCGGGATCAGCACCGCGTGGTGCGGCAGCATGATGGTGGCGATCATGAACGCGAACAGCGGCCCGCGCAGCCGGAACCGCAGCCGCGCGAACGCGTACGCGGCCAGCGAGCAGCTGAGGACGTTGCCCAGCACAGCGCCGCCCGAGATGATCAGCGAGTTCGTCAGCAGCTGCGCCACGCTCACCCCGCCGACGCCGTTGAGCGCCTGCGCGTAGTTCTCCCCGGCGAGGCGGCTCGGCAGCAGGGTGAGGCTGGCGAGGACTTCCGACGCCGGTTTGAACGACGCCGCGACGAGCCACGCCAACGGGTACAGCATCAGCAGCAGCACCAAAAGGCACACCCCGTGCAGCAGCACGCGCCGGTTCCGCATCACGCCCCCTTGTCCGCGTAGAACACCCACGACCGCGAACTGCGGAACAGCAGCGCCGTCACGAGGCCGATCGCGACCAGCAGCACCCACGCCATCGCGGAGGCGTACCCCATGTGCGACGCGGTGAACGCGCGGTCGTAGAGGTAGAGCGTGTAGACGAGCGTCGAGTCGGCGGGCCCGCCCTTGCCGCCGCTGATCGCGAACGCAGGCGTGAACACCTGAAACGCTTGGATCGTCTGCAGCACCAGGTTGAAGAACAGCACCGGCGAGAGCATCGGCAGCGTGATCGACAACAGCTGCCGCCACCGGCTCGCCCCGTCGACGGCCGCCGCTTCGTAGAGCTCGCGCGGGATCTGCTGCAGCCCGGCGAGGAAGATCACCATCGGCGCGCCGAACTGCCACACCGTCAGCAGCGCGACGGTGAGCAGTGCCCAGCCCGGCTGGTTCACCCAGCCACCGAGGTCGAGCCCGACCGACGACAGCACCGAGTCCACCGTGCCGCCGTCGTTGAACATCGCGCGCCACACCAGCGCGATGCTCATGCTCGCGCCGAGCAGCGACGGCGCGTAGAACGCCGAGCGGTAGAAACCCTTGCCCCGCTTGACGGAATTGAGCGCGAGCGCGACCACGAGCGCCGCGGCGAGCTGCAGCGGCACCGCGATCACCACGTACAGCGCGGTGTTGCCGACCGACCGCCAGAAGCGCGGGTCCTCGGTGAACATCTGCGCGTAGTTCCGGATGCCGACCCAGTTCGGCGCGTCGAACAGGTCGTAGTCGGTGAACGACAAATACAGCGAAATCAGCATCGGCAGCAGCGTCAGCACCACGGCGCCGAGCACCCACGGCGACAGGAACACCCACGCCGCGCCCTGTCGCCGCGTGGTCATTGCTTCAACTCCGCGGCGGCTTCGGTGAGGTAGTCCCGTGCCGCCTCCAGCGGGCTCATCCGCTCGAAGGACACCTGGTCGTAGTCGCGCTGAAAGGTGCTCTGCAACGTGTTGTCCCCCTTCGGCGGTGCCGGGGGCGGCGGGGCGAGCCTGCCTTCGAGCCCCTTCTGCAGGTCCGCGATCCGGCGGTCGAACCCTTTCAGCCCCGGATCCACCTTCGCCCGCACGCCGTCGTTGACCGGGATTCCCCTCGACACGCCGAGCACCTCGCCCGCGCCGGGATCGTTGAGCAGGAAGTCGATCAGCATGGCCGCCTCCGCCGGGTGCGGGCTGCGCGCGGAGACCCCGATCAGCATGGCCGGTTTGAAGTACTGGCCGGGTTTCCCGTCCGGCCCGACCGGCATCGGCGCTATCCGGACGCTGTCGCCGACCAGGGACTTGTACCCGCTCGACGCCGCGTCCCAGCTCGGGTCGGACACCGCGTTCCCGCGCCCCATCGGGGTGTTGTCCAGCGCACCGTCCATCTGGGTGGTCTGGCGCGCCGAGCTGACCGCGCCCTCGCGGCGCAGGGTCGTGCACCACTGCCAGAACTCGGCGAGGTCTTCGTCCGTGAAGGCGATCCCGCCACCGTCGTAGAGCGCCTTTCCCTTGCCCCGCAACCACACCTCGAACCAGTCCTCGGAGTAGCCGGGATCGGTCGAGCCCGCTTTCCCGGTGGCGGCGGCGACCTTGCGCCACGCCGCCGCCCAGTCGTCCCAGGTCCAGGTGGCGGCCGGTTCGGCGGCGCCCGCCTTCGCCCACAGCGTCGAGTCGTAGGCGATCGCCTGCGTGCCGCGCGCCATCGGCACCGCGTACTGGACGCCGCCGAGCTGCCCGGTGCGCAGCAGCGCCGGGTCCATCTGGTCGCGGCGCAGCTCGGGACGCTTGGCGAGGTCGAGCAGGATGCCCGAGCCCGCGTACTGGCTGATCTGGCGGTAGTCGAGCTGCATGACGTCCGGTGCGTCACCGCCCGCCGCCTGCGTGGCGAGCTTCTGCTTGTAGGGCTCGTAGGAGGAGAACGAGGTCTGCACGGTGATGCCGGGATGGGTCCGCCGGAACGCGGCGATCGCCTTCTCGGTCGCCTTCGCCCTGCCTTCGTTGCCCCACCAGGAAAACCGCAGCGCGACACCACCCGAAACGCCCTCGGCGCCACCGCAGGCCGCCACGAGTCCACAGAGGACCGTCAGGCAGCAGGCCAGCGCGGACACCGTTGTCCACTTGCGACGCATGTCGCCCACCTCGCCGTCATTCGCCGCCGTAGGGCAGCGTCACTCCCGGTATTCCGTACTCCTCGCGGCGTCCGCACATGCCGTATCCGTCGCGCCTGGACGGGATCGCTTCGCGCACGCCCGAAGCGGCGAGGTGGCTCGCGTCCCCGTTCGCGAGCGCTTTCAGGTGGTCGCCGGTCAGCTCGGCGGCGGCGAGCGCGCCCGCACGCCACTTCGGCACCCAGTCCGCGATTTTCGGTGCCACGAGCGCGGCCGCCGCGCGGTGGAACTCCCGCAGCGGCCCGGTGTCGCCGTCGTCGAACGCGTCCTTCAACCGCAGGTACCCGCGCACCGCGAGATCGCGCCTGCGCCTCGCGGCGTCGTCGGTGCCGGGAGAGGGCAGTGCGGCCGCTTCGGCGTAGGCGGCCGGATCCGCGAGCACCTCGGGCGGGAAGGTGAACACCGCGTCGCCTGCCTCCGGCAGCCCGCTGTTCTGCATCAGCACCGTGACGCGCAGATCGCCGCGCTGGACCATGCGGTGCACGGTGCCCGGCGAAAACCACACGATAGAACCGGCTTCGAGCGGGGTCTCGCGATAACCGCCGCCGACACTCAATGTGTGCGCGGCGCCCTTGCCGCCCGTGACGACGTAGGCCTCGGTGCACGCGAGGTGGACGTGCGGGCTGCCGCCGCACACCCCGTCCTCCGCCTCCCATTCGTAGGCGCGCAGGTGCGAAACCCCGATCCCGCCGGGGAGTGGGAACTCGGTCACGATGCCTCCTCGAAGGGATGCGTCTTCAGGTACCGCTCGACCCGCTCGTGGTCCCACGCCCCGTCGGCGAGGACCACGCGGTACCGGTACCGGAAGCTCTCCCCCGGTGGCAGCGCGAACTCCTCGAAGAACGCCCACGAGAACGCCACCGTGGGCGTGGCCGTGGTGCGGACGAACCAGTGCGACTCGTGGATGGCGTCGTCGTTTTCGGGCGCGTGCGCGAAAACCAGCGTCGAGTGCGCGTCGAACTCGTCGTGCTCGCCGACGAACGCGAGCCACGGCGACTGCTCCCCCATCAGCTCCTCACCGGTGCGCCCGCCGGAGGCGAGCACCTGCCCGCCCGCGAACTCGCGCGGACCGCGCCAGTGCAACCCGGTGTACCCGGCGAGCTCGCGTCCCGCGGTGGTCGGGCTGCCGAAGCGCAGGTACTCGTCACGGGTGTTGGTCAGCTCGATCGACCAGTCCAGCGCCCACGCGCCCTCGTCGGGTTCCGCCGAGTGGACGATGATCCGCCTGCGCTCGCTCGCCCACTCGTCGCCGCCGTGCTCGATCCAGGTGAGCCGTTCG is part of the Amycolatopsis sp. CA-230715 genome and encodes:
- a CDS encoding cupin domain-containing protein gives rise to the protein MTEFPLPGGIGVSHLRAYEWEAEDGVCGGSPHVHLACTEAYVVTGGKGAAHTLSVGGGYRETPLEAGSIVWFSPGTVHRMVQRGDLRVTVLMQNSGLPEAGDAVFTFPPEVLADPAAYAEAAALPSPGTDDAARRRRDLAVRGYLRLKDAFDDGDTGPLREFHRAAAALVAPKIADWVPKWRAGALAAAELTGDHLKALANGDASHLAASGVREAIPSRRDGYGMCGRREEYGIPGVTLPYGGE
- a CDS encoding ABC transporter substrate-binding protein, producing the protein MRRKWTTVSALACCLTVLCGLVAACGGAEGVSGGVALRFSWWGNEGRAKATEKAIAAFRRTHPGITVQTSFSSYEPYKQKLATQAAGGDAPDVMQLDYRQISQYAGSGILLDLAKRPELRRDQMDPALLRTGQLGGVQYAVPMARGTQAIAYDSTLWAKAGAAEPAATWTWDDWAAAWRKVAAATGKAGSTDPGYSEDWFEVWLRGKGKALYDGGGIAFTDEDLAEFWQWCTTLRREGAVSSARQTTQMDGALDNTPMGRGNAVSDPSWDAASSGYKSLVGDSVRIAPMPVGPDGKPGQYFKPAMLIGVSARSPHPAEAAMLIDFLLNDPGAGEVLGVSRGIPVNDGVRAKVDPGLKGFDRRIADLQKGLEGRLAPPPPAPPKGDNTLQSTFQRDYDQVSFERMSPLEAARDYLTEAAAELKQ
- a CDS encoding PQQ-dependent sugar dehydrogenase, yielding MRIRPTWWPAALVAGGGLLLSSCAQFDDRAADQTYAPAPTLTPEAGPAPDLPEIGGKPGGPPAPKSAPSTTVQPPQGCTDFDKAVIETCLDTVAAVAALPGEGDNPSALAGERKSGRILRVAANTDPAQLAKVDVDPAGDGGLTGLALSPTYGEDQLVFAYVTTASDNRVVRIANGQPPKPVLTGIPRGSTGNRGAILPDGKGALLVATGDAGDPAAATHPASLAGKVLRIDTTGRPAAGNPTAGSPVFASGLHAPGGLCKSADGSRLWVTDRDDNKDLLHRVQAGTSLSIPAWTWPAKPGVAGCVDAGAQLWVAAAGAANMQNLPITPEGTVGGKPQETMNGKNGTSYGKLSALSPIDQHYAFAGTVNKDGGKPVSSDDRVVIIALQPSQGGGSKD
- a CDS encoding carbohydrate ABC transporter permease, with amino-acid sequence MRNRRVLLHGVCLLVLLLMLYPLAWLVAASFKPASEVLASLTLLPSRLAGENYAQALNGVGGVSVAQLLTNSLIISGGAVLGNVLSCSLAAYAFARLRFRLRGPLFAFMIATIMLPHHAVLIPQYIVFNQLGMVNTFWPMILPKFLATDAFFVFLIVQFMRGLPRELEEAARIDGCGPFRTFSRIVLPLTRPALITTAIFTFIWTWNDFFTQLIYLFEPAKFTITLALRNFVDTSSQSAYGPMFAMSVIALLPIVLFFLAFQRFLVEGMANSGLKG
- a CDS encoding PmoA family protein — translated: MSLTVTHRHGERIIVESGGVELLSYVYKPDPVAYEARKPYAHPLRTLAGNVVSAYRPNDHRWHKGLQMTASHLSGQNFWGGHTYVPGDWYQDLPEVIGSMRHDGFTEFEVDGDRLAFTERLTWIEHGGDEWASERRRIIVHSAEPDEGAWALDWSIELTNTRDEYLRFGSPTTAGRELAGYTGLHWRGPREFAGGQVLASGGRTGEELMGEQSPWLAFVGEHDEFDAHSTLVFAHAPENDDAIHESHWFVRTTATPTVAFSWAFFEEFALPPGESFRYRYRVVLADGAWDHERVERYLKTHPFEEAS
- a CDS encoding carbohydrate ABC transporter permease produces the protein MTTRRQGAAWVFLSPWVLGAVVLTLLPMLISLYLSFTDYDLFDAPNWVGIRNYAQMFTEDPRFWRSVGNTALYVVIAVPLQLAAALVVALALNSVKRGKGFYRSAFYAPSLLGASMSIALVWRAMFNDGGTVDSVLSSVGLDLGGWVNQPGWALLTVALLTVWQFGAPMVIFLAGLQQIPRELYEAAAVDGASRWRQLLSITLPMLSPVLFFNLVLQTIQAFQVFTPAFAISGGKGGPADSTLVYTLYLYDRAFTASHMGYASAMAWVLLVAIGLVTALLFRSSRSWVFYADKGA
- a CDS encoding dihydrofolate reductase family protein; the protein is MRKLTYYVAASLDGFIAGPDGDFSFFALEGDHLTALNEQHPETVPTAWREAAGIDGPNKVFDTVLMGRGTYEMGIKTGSFSPYRHLRQVVFSTGYSGELGEGVELVRTDPIAKVRELKEEDGLGIWLCGGGGLAGSLLPEIDELMIKLNPVVAGSGIPLFNREFTAAQFRLTAHDVYDSGVAVMTYVRR